In Colletotrichum destructivum chromosome 1, complete sequence, the sequence CTGATGTTGCGCAATTGTGGGTGACCGGGCACTAGTTTTAGGGTCGCAAAtcgcgatggcggcgagagACGCAGAGAGACGAAGGCTGGTTGTCACGGTTGCCCCCAGGAAGAACTGCCAGGTACAGCGTCCACAAGTACCAATCGACCTCCACCGTCCCAGGCAGTGGGCACGTTTGCTGGCGGCGATCCAACGACGGGACACGTACCGAGTTTTGTCTGACCGCCGCCAGCATGTCCAAACAAGGGCGTTGTCTTCTATCTCTCTCTAACtcatacatacacacacacacacgtgtacacacacacacacctcaCTTTCTCTCActgggagatggagggcAATACGTAAAGCACACGTGGGCCGCCAGGGGCACAGTTTGCGGTGTCATGGCTCAGGCGAGGCTCGAATGAGGAGTGTCGTTGTCGACCGACCAAGGGGTCGAGACAAGGGAGAGGAAGGTCAGGCGGCcccagcagctcgacgacccatcatccatggtgtgtgtgcgtgtgtgcgtgccGCGCTCGCATAGTACGCCATGCCTTGCAAAAGTTGCACCAGCGACGCCCAGCTCGGGCCAGCACCCGTGCCTCTCAGCCAGTCGACGGCAGTCCGTGTGGGCACCCTGTCGTGTACGAAGTACTCTGAAAAGATGTCCGCATGCACAGTAGGCGCGTCTTGGTTGGCGTTGGTCATGTTGGGCAGTCTGACGGGTCCAAGAAAGACGTCGTTTGAGGTGCTGTCGAACGAGTGCAAAGTACAGCTAGGCCTGGTACAAATGGGGATTATGGGACCATGTACCATTGTAAGTGACTCGACTTGGCGACGGATCCATCCACGGTGGAGATGTGTCCAGCCTTGGGCTGGttgtggtttttttttttaagaatttttttcccctttccttcACTTGCGGCGCGGCGCACTCGATCACGTAGCCTGACTAACAGTCACTCAGTCCACTCACTCGttcactcacacacacctCCCTGTTGCTGGGTCCCCTTGGTACACTCACTACACACACCACCCATGTGCTCCGTCACTCTTGTCACTCTTGTCACTCTCGTCTGCCAAGGCTAGTCGCATTTGAAGCCATGAATGGCTGGATTTCATGAGCTTCGACGTCgctgctgggctgggccGTGTCAAAACGCTGGAGCGGAGCATGTGTTTGTCGCCCAGGTTCCCTCCCAAATTCCATGACACATAATTACCCTATGAAAAGCTTGACCATCACGAGCTGGCAAGACATTATAACGCGACGTCCTGCTTGCTTGATCTGCTGTGAAGGGATGGAAGGTGATACTTTTTATATATCAGGATTACAGACATAGAACAGTGACCTTATACTCCCCTTTCTACCTTCTCTCGTTGACTGTCATCTACCGCCACTCTCGACGATCGCTTCACCAGAATCATTCCCACCTTTTCCCATACGGAACGAACTAATACGGAAAAACGTCGCCCTTCCCGCACCTTCTGGAGAGCCCCAGTCGCACCCACAtccctctcactcactcactctcgGCTGCATCTCATCTCGCATCCAAAGCCCGCCGTTAAGCgcacacagacacacacagCCTGCAGCCGCACAtcacccccgccgccgacttaGACGAGGGAGCAAAAAAACGGAATCCCAAAAGggcaaccaaccaacccagCAAAGGGAGTCATAGTCATCATCGCAATCGCAATTCCGCATTTCATCAttgccctcccccccccccctcgaaCCTCATCagacctcgacctcgacctcgacctcgacctcgaccgcgaTCGACAGAGTCCTCATACACCTCGTTTTCTCTTAAACGAACCCTAAACCTCGCCTTTTCGCGAACGAGAGAGACGACATCATCATTATCCTCCAATCCCACCCACACCCAAGACTAAGACCAAACCACTCCTGGCATTGGCAGCACACCGCCAACACAAAcgacatcaacaccaacaccaatACCAAGAACGCTCCGACAACACGAGGAGCGCCCAAAGCCACCCCGCATCATCCTGTCTGCCTCTTCCCGTTGCTTTGACCCtgtcgcagtcgcagtcgGGTCTCCTCTTTCCCATCTCAAGCACATACAGCACACAGCACACGCACATAGCGGAAAGCTGATCCCgcccgccaccaccgcaaCCCAGCCAAAACAAGCTTCATTCTTGGCTGCTCGACGCCAAAGAACCCCAAACGGGCAAAGGACAAAAACCCGCTcgctggactggactggacctTGTGGGCACCCCCTACCACCACATCACCTGGGCCTACTGCTTGCAAGGATTCGAGAATAGCTCTcgttttttttgttttcttaACCACaagccccccttccctctccccacACTTGCGTCTTCCTCTCTGTCACCCTCATCCATCAGTCAAAGTacaaagagaagagagggcCCCAGGACATCATTGTCTCTTGAGACTGTCATCACATCAGCCCCATCCCATCACCACACACTACGTTTTACCCTCTTGTATACCAGTCATCCATCAAGGAACGATACATACATCAGCAGATCTCTGCCGTGTACCGCACATCAGCTCATCACCCGCACTTACATACGCATACACACGCCTTTcccctctcggcctcgccttTTCTACGGCCCCTCCGCCTACAAGGCCTTGCGCGAGCCCACACCAAGCTCGCCCATCCTTCGGGATCCGGCGATTCGACTGATTTCGGTGCTTGTCATTCCTGAGAAGCCCATATTTCCCGccctggaagaagaggaaaaaaagagaacGTCACACCACCTCTTCTATTTTGCGGTTCATCCGCCCCCCTCAccacacccctcccctccctttcttctcCCGCCCCCCTGTCTAAGGTCACCTCGCACATCTTAGCCAAGGTTCAAAAGGAGGACGGCATCCGAACACCCCAGCAGGTTCAGCTCTCTGTTTCCCCCATTGAAATCCGGGGAAGAAGcgccacacacacacacacatacactcacacacacacttacaTACACACACCGCATCCAATCATGCCCCACCGCGTAGCAAACTTCCTGCGCAACTCGACCGAGAACTTCAGCGTCTCTGCCATTGCAAACCTCAAGACCATCCGCCACCAGTCATCACAAAGTCAGCAACACAACAAGCACAGCAACTCCAACTCCAACTCCAACGGAAACATCCAGGACCAGGGCCTGTTGCGCAGGCTGCCCCTCGACCGCCACTCATCCTACTCCTccgatgacggcgagcacATCCCCTACCACAACAtgttcgccgccgagcccgtcgaGCACctgaaggagagggagaagaagcaccaccaccaccgcctctcGCTGCCCTTTGGCCGCTCCAGCAAGGACGCGCACGACAACTCGCACGCCAGCCTCGACTGGAAGATCGAGAGCCCGCCCATCGTCTTCtttggcgacgccgagacgTCGACCGGCGCCCTCGTGTCGGGCCAGATGCGCCTCGACGTCAAGGACGAGCAGCTGCAGGTTGAGGGCTTCGAGGCCCGGCTCAACATCCACGTCCAGCACAAGCGGCCCTTTGCAAACCACTGCCACGACTGCGCCAACCAGTACACCGAGCTCAAGCGCTGGACGTTCCTCACGCACCCGACGACGCTCAAGAAGGGCGTCCACCAGTTCCCCTTCTCCatcctgctcgacggccaCCTGCCGGCCTCCATGGACACGCCCATCACCTCCATCGCCTACGAGttcaaggccgaggcgacgcTCGTCAAGGGCACGCCGGGCTCGCAGACGCCCATCCGCTTCGAGCAGAACTTTGACGTCAAGCGCTCGCTGCTCCAGCCCGAGTTCCCGCACCACTCGGTCCGCGTCTTCCCGcccaccaacatcaaggcCAGCGCCCACTACAACCAGGTCATCCACCCGGCCGGCACGCACAACGTCTCGTtccgcctcgacggcctcacgaacgccaacaccaccaacaagACTGTCGAGTTCTGGAAGCTGAAGAAGGTCACCTggaagctcgaggagacCATCAAGACCGTCGCCCCGGCCTGCGACCGCCAcgcgcccgccggcacccaGAGCAACCAGCAGAAGGGCGTCCCGCGCACCGAGACGCGCGTGCTCGGCGAGAAGTACATGCACGACGGCTGGAAGTCGGACTACACCAACACCGACGGCCACGTCGAGTTCGAGTTCGActacggcgtcgtcgcctccaAGCACAGCCACGGCCCGCGCTACGCCTGCGACATGAAGTCgctcgacggcaccgaggtCACTCACGCCCTCATGATCGAGATGGTCGTCTCCAAGGAGTGGGCGCCCGTCGGCAAGCCGCACCTCGCCACCCAGACCGGCACCGGCCGCATCCTGCGCATGCATTACCACGTCATGCTCACCGAGtgccccggcctcggcgtcagCTGGGACAACGAGGCGCCCCCCGTCTACCAGGACGtcccgccctcgccgcccgcctaCCCGGACGAGGCTCCGCCCCCCATTGACTACATGAGCCTCGAGCACCTCGACGGACAGGCGCACAACGGTACGGCGCACAGCAGAGAGGGTTCCATCACATCGCCATAAACCAGAGGCAAGAAATAAtgaaagagaaggaaaatATAGGACGAAGCATAATTCGATATATACACAACAACTAATCACCGGCAAAAGGGAATTGGGATAGGAAAGGAAACAAAAAGTTTTTGATTTTTTCGGAGGGGGATGAGATgggttctttttttctttctctttggAATTACGCGCATTATACCCCCTGGTTCACGAACCAGGCGCCTATCTTGTTCATTTTGTTTGTTTTATGACATATTTTTACCATTGAAGACTTAATGTCTCAATGCGTTTTGTTAtactcttttttttttttggaaaTTCTCACGTTTTATGAATCGACCATGAAGAAGGACAACACGTGGTTTATTTGCATTGCAAGGCGTTTGAGTTGGGGAAATTGGAatgtgagagagagaacgagaaggagagagagagactcgGAAATGAGCTGACGGATGGACGACGGTGATGATCAACCGCCACTTCCCGTCGCATTGGCTTCTCAGTAGCTAGCTCGTCAACTGAAGACACGAAATTCTAAACGTAGAGAATCCTACTCAAGACATAAAACCTCAAActccctcctttttttccgTTTGCGTCCGTGTTCCCCCAGTCTCCTACTTTACAAACACACTCGAAATCACTCAACAAAGCCAGCCGTGAGCGGTAGACTGGACGGCATGTCTGACCTCCGT encodes:
- a CDS encoding Putative arrestin-like protein → MPHRVANFLRNSTENFSVSAIANLKTIRHQSSQSQQHNKHSNSNSNSNGNIQDQGLLRRLPLDRHSSYSSDDGEHIPYHNMFAAEPVEHLKEREKKHHHHRLSLPFGRSSKDAHDNSHASLDWKIESPPIVFFGDAETSTGALVSGQMRLDVKDEQLQVEGFEARLNIHVQHKRPFANHCHDCANQYTELKRWTFLTHPTTLKKGVHQFPFSILLDGHLPASMDTPITSIAYEFKAEATLVKGTPGSQTPIRFEQNFDVKRSLLQPEFPHHSVRVFPPTNIKASAHYNQVIHPAGTHNVSFRLDGLTNANTTNKTVEFWKLKKVTWKLEETIKTVAPACDRHAPAGTQSNQQKGVPRTETRVLGEKYMHDGWKSDYTNTDGHVEFEFDYGVVASKHSHGPRYACDMKSLDGTEVTHALMIEMVVSKEWAPVGKPHLATQTGTGRILRMHYHVMLTECPGLGVSWDNEAPPVYQDVPPSPPAYPDEAPPPIDYMSLEHLDGQAHNGTAHSREGSITSP